The Sulfurospirillum diekertiae genomic sequence GAGATTAGGTGATACTTTTACATGTAAATGAAAATAGAAGTCTAACTGCACCTCTTTTATTCTGTTGATAAGGAATTACTCAATGAAAAAAATCATTCTTGCTTTAGTCGTAGTAGTATTGCTCATTGGTATAGGAATCAACATATCGTTTCAATCGCATAGCAATGTTCAAATCGAGATGTCAAATGACATATCGCAATTAGCTCCTGGTAAAACCTTAAGACTCGAAGTACCTCAAGTTCTAGCCAATGATAGTAAACAGAGAGTTTTTGAGATACGAATACCTGAACACTATAAACCTGATGATAGTATACCTTTACTGGTATGGTTTAGCCCAGGTAATGGTTCAAATAGCATTAGTTCTATTCCTCCGATTGTAGATAAGACCAAATTTCTTTTAGTAGCTATACCCTATCCAGATAATCAATTACCAAGAGTAGCTATTGAAGCCAACACAATTGATAATTTTTGGGACTATGAAAAACCTATGTTGGACTATGTAAAGTACATGATTCCCAATATTGATCCTAACATAAAAATTGCTGCAGGTTTTAGTAGCGGAGCACATTTAGTCGGATCAGGATTGGATCGAAATTGGATTGGTTTTACCGATTTTTTTACCGTTTACATTTTACATGAAGGCGGAGGCTCTCCTAGTAATACCTATCAAGGGGCAAAGAGCACGCATAAGATATTGGTTACATATGGGCTACAGAATAACAGCTATGGGCAAGTGGTTGTGGTAAATATGAAAAAATCAGGCATCGTTCCAGATGTCATCAAACTAACGAATACAGGGCATACGATGAGCCAAGAAAGTATTGATGCCATAAGAAGATGGGTTAATGTTTTATAAGAGAAAGAGATAAATGTTAACCGCTTTTATATTTTATAATTACCTCACTCAAACCAAACCCTCGAAATCAACTCATAGGATTTGATTCTTTCCTCGGGGTTATGTATCATAGCGTTGATCATCACTTCATTAGCACCCGTTCGCGATATAAGGCTTTCTAGTCTTTCTTTGACAAAGTCGGGCGTTCCCCAGATGGACTCTCTGGTTTTATGGCGTATGTTCTTTTCTTCCCACGCTTCCCATAAATGACTCATATCGTGTGTGGGTTTACTTAACGGACTATTATCACCACGTTGGAGATGCAGAAACTTTTGAAGTTCGCTGGTTGCTAGGTAGTGGGCTTGCTCCGTTGTTTCGGCACAAATGACGTTAATGCAAATGATCATATACGGCTCTTGTAACGCTGAGGGCTTAAAATTAGCACGATAGAGTCTTATGGCATCTTCCATGTCATCGGGCGCAAAGTGGGAGGCAAACGCAAATGGAAGTCCTTTTTCTGCCGCTAATTGCGCGCTAAACGTACTTGAGCCAAGCAACCAGATGGGTATGTCGAGTCCATAGCCCGGAACGGCTTTGATGCCTTTAGTACCCGCACGATTGGATAAAAAGTATTGCAACTGTTCCAGCATACTAGGAAAGTCTGAGCCGTCATTAGTGGTGTCTCGTCTGAGGGCTAGCATGGTTTGCCTATCCGTTCCCGGAGCTCTTCCTAAACCCAAATCAATTCTTTTAGGATACAAAGACTCTAATGTTCCAAATTGCTCAGCGATGACGAGTGGTGCATGGTTGGGAAGCATAATTCCCCCTGAGCCTATTCTGATCGTGTGCGTTTGTGAGCCAATGTAACTTAAAATAACCGATGTTGCGGCACTGGCAATTCCGCTAAAATTGTGATGTTCTGCTACCCAATAACGCGTATATCCAAACGCTTCAACCCCTTGGGCTAGTTTGGTACTGTTCTCGATGGCTTGTGCTATGGTGAAGCCTTCTCCTACGGGAATTAAGTCTAAGACCGATAGTGGTATTTTTGGACTATTCATGTTTCTCTCCATTTAAGCAGCGTGTATAAACATTTCTCTCACTATAGTCAAATAAAATTATAATAAGATTACCTAAAAATCTAACGTTTAAAATTTCAGCTAGTTTGATCTTAGTGGAGGGCAACTTTAGATGGCTATTTCAGGCTATTGTTTATATAATGTTTTGTTAAAGATGTTCAAAAACTTCAAGGAATCCTCTGTATGAATGAAACACCACACGATTCAAAAGAGCTGTTGGCCCTCAATAAACCCAAAGGTTATCTGGTCACGCGCTCGGATGATCTGGGGCGCAAAACTGTTTATGATCTTTTGCCTGAGTGGGCGTTTAGCGAGGGTTGGATGCCGATTGGACGGCTTGATCTGGAATCGAAGGGGCTTTTACTCTTTACGACCAACAGCAAAATCAACCATGCATTGACCACACCTCAAAACTGCATCAAGGTCTATGAGATTTGGGTCAGAGGTCATGTGAGCGACGAGCATATCGCAGAGGCGTTAAAAGGGGTGCAAAGCCCACATGGACTGCTCAAAGCGCTTGAAGTCGAAAAAGTGGGCACTGGTGGCGCGAAAACAAAACTTAGGGTCAAAATTGACGAGGGAAAAAATAGGCATATCCGAAGGCTTTTTGGAGCGCTGAAAGATTCAAAATTTGGTACACCTTTAAAAGTTTTAGAGTTAAAGCGTGTCAGCATTGGCAGTTTTAACCTCGACATCGAAAGTGCTCAGTGGCGTTTTCTTTCCGTTGAAGAGGAAAAAATGCTTATTAAAAACCTTTACATGTAACCTTTTTTAGAATTAAAATGAAATGGAAGTTTAAAATGAAAAAAATAGTATTGATACTGCTGATAAGCCTCGAGATATTTGCTGGCTCAGTTATGTGCGATTCGGGAAATGTAACAAAACTCCTAAGCGATGACATGACAGGCAGTCGCCATCAACGGTTTATCGTCAAATTGGCATCGGGCAAAACATTGCTTATTGCGCACAATATTGATATAGCGCCGAAAGTATCTTCGCTTACCGAAGGTAGTTTTATAAAATTTTGTGGCGAATATGAGAGTAACGCCAAAGGTGGCGTAGTGCATTGGACACATCACGATCCACACAATCGTCATGTTAACGGTTGGATAGAATACAACGGACACAAATATGAGTAGTCAAAACTAAACGCTTAACGTTTTACATGTAAAGATTTAACGACTCAAAAATCTTTACATGTAAAGATAAAAACAGCTTTCTCCACCTACCCTTATTTTCCAAAATCACACTCAATATTTTATTTTCATCAAGCATAAAAGGATTACAATGTAACTATGTCAAAAGATAGAAAGGATTTTTCATGAATGACAACATTGCGATGTACTTTGCGAAGCTTTTAGCCGAAGTAGGCATCAAACGCATATGGGGAATTACAGGGGATTCGCTCAATGGATTAAGTGATAGTTTGCAAAAATTGGGAAAAATTGAGTGGATGGGAACACGGCATGAAGAAACGGCAGCGTTTGCGGCAGGTGCCGATGCAAAAATCAGCGGAAAACTCGCTGTGTGTGCAGGCTCTTCTGGACCTGGAAATCTGCATCTGATTAACGGTCTTTTTGATTGCCACCGAAAAGGGGTTCCTGTTTTGGCGATTGCTTCGCACATTCCTTCGAGTGAAATCGGAAGTAATTATTTTCAAGAGACGCATCCCGAAAATTTATTTAAAGAGTGCAGTGTTTATTGTGAGTTGGTCACCAATCCTGATCAGATGCCACATGTCTTAGAGACGGCGATCAGACAAGCCATTTTGAAAAAAGGAGTAAGCGTCATCGTCATTCCAGGCGATCTTTTACTCCGTCCGATGCCCAAAGATGCTAAGTATCTGTGGAGCGAACCGCATTTGCCAAAGGTGTTGCCATGTGTTGAGGACATCAATGAGCTTGCAACAATTTTAAATGAGAACAAAAACATAACATTTTTGTGTGGGGCAGGGTGCAGTGATGCGCACGATGACGTGGTTGAACTTGCCAAACGGCTTCATGCGCCCATTGTCCATGCGCTTGGAGGCAAAGAGTCGATGGAAGGAAACAACCCCAACAGTGTTGGCATGACAGGCCTCATCGGCTATGAATCGGGGTACTACGCGATGGAAAACTCCGATGTCCTGCTCATCTTAGGCTCAGCGTTTCCGTACAAAGCGTTTTACCCTCAAAAGGCTAAAATCGTGCAAATCGACATCAAACCTGAAGCACTCGGAAGACACACCCAAATCAGTTTAGGCATCGTGGGCGATGTGAAATCCAGTCTAGAACTCTTAACGCCTAAAATCAAACAAAAAGAGAATGACACCTTTTTAAAAAGTGCCCTAAAACACTACCAATCAACGGTCGAGACCTTTGACAAACTCGCCAGTGGAACCAGTAAAGAAGGCTTAATTCACCCGCAATACTTAACCAAATTGATCGACAAATACGCCAGTGAGGACGCGATCTTTACGTGCGATGTCGGCACACCCACGGTTTGGGCGGCACGTTACTTAAATATGAATGGAAAGCGAAAGCTCATCGGCTCGTTCAATCACGGTTCGATGGCCAGTGCCCTTCCACAAGCCATCGGCGCAAAAGTAAGCGCTCCTGATAAAGAAGTCATTGCTCTATGTGGTGATGGCGGTTTTGCAATGCTCATGGGCGATCTGCTCACACTGGTTCAGCACACCATCAAAGCCAAAATCGTGATTTACAATAATAGCTCCTTAGGCTTTGTCGCCATCGAGATGAAAGCGGGTGGCTATCTATCGGACAATACCGAATTAACCAACCCCGACTTTTCAGCCATTGCCAAAGCCGTTGGTATAAAAAGCTTCAGAGTTGAAAAACCTGAGGAGTTAGAAAGCCGTGTCAAAGAGTTCCTTGCCTTTGATGGAGCGGCACTTTTAGATGTCACCACCGCCAAACAAGAGTTAACCATGCCACCAAAAATCTCTTTTGAAAATGCAAAAGGATTCAGCATTTACATGTTAAGAGCGATTATTAACGGCAAAGGCGATGAATTGGTCGAAGTGGCAAGAGAGAATTTAATACGCTAAAAAGATTTTAGGTGGCAGGCTCTTTTTATCCAAAGGAGCTCACCACCGTTTTTTAATTTTTGTTCAAAAGTATTGACATGTTTTTAGTGATAATGCTCACCGAACACTTTCAATTTGCATTAATCTAAGTAAAGATAAAATTTCGCTCGAAAAGTTTTTAGATAACTCATTGCTCACTCTATAACTTAACATTATTTTGGGGTGTCGCCAAGCGGTAAGGCTCTGGTTTCTGGTACCAGCATTCAGGGGTTCGAATCCCTTCACCCCATCCATCTCTTTACTCTAAAATAAAATCATTCAAAACCTTTTACATGTAAAGCCATTTTCCACTTGCTAAAATCAAAAGTTTAGCCCTGATGCTCTTTATGCAAATTCAGACTGCGTACTATATAATAACAGACACAACTATAATCAGTGAAGGAGGGCACAATGGAACTGTTAGAAAATGTCAGTAATGACATACGAAAACTACTTGGGAAATTAGACATTATCTTAAAAAAATGTAGATATTAACAAGGTAGCAACAAAAACAAATTCGCAAAATAGAACCATCAGACAAATTGTAGGTCACCTGTGCGATTCAGCATCCAACAACACCCACAGAATCATCCATTTGCAGTATCAAAAAAGCCCTTTAATCTTCCCCGATTATGCCAATCTTGGTGTGAATGACATCTGGATAAAAATTCAAAATTACAACAATTACGAGTGGGATGATTTAATTCATTTACTCAAATACACAACCTTGCATGTCGCACACGTCATCCAAAATGTTGACCGCTCAAAATTGCAACATCAATGGATAAGCGCTTTAAATGAGCGCATTACATTAGAAGAGATGATTGTTGATTATCCTCGCCATTTTAAACTCCATTATGATGAGATCGTCGACCTCATTGCTCAATAGATAATAAAGCAGCCTCTTTTTATCTGATTTTTTCGTCAACAAAATGCTTTGGGATTTTCAATATGGAGTCATTCTATGGAACGATTAATTTTTTGTTGCAATAATTCGTATAAAATAAGCAGAGAAAATCGTATCGTACTTTAGGAGTTTAACATGACACTCTCCAATAAAATCAGAATTGACATCATCTCTGACGTCGTTTGTCCTTGGTGTATCATCGGTTATAAACGTTTAGAACACGCCATGAAAGAACTCGGTGTGGAAAATAAGTTTGAACTTGTGTGGAATCCCTTTGAGCTCAATCCAACGATGTCGCTTGATGGCGAAGATGCCGTTTCCTATTTGGCGCATAAATACACGATGAGCGTAGAACAAGTGAAATCTACTCAAGCAACTATCACAAAAAATGGGTCGGAACTAGGGTTTACGTTTAATTACTATGATGGAATGAAGACGGTCAATACGCGCAATGCTCACATCTTGCTCGATGTTGCAAAAGAATTTGGAAAGCAAACGGAACTTAAAATGCGACTCTTTAGCGCTCATTTTACAGAGAAAAAAGATATATCAAACCGCCATACGTTAGGAGAGCTTGTACAAAGCATTGGATTAGACAAAGATCTCTTTTTGGCAAAACTGGATGATGAAAGTGCGAGAATGAAAGTGCAAGAGGCAGAAGAGTATTGGCATAAACAAAACATATCTGCAGTTCCCACAATGATCTTCAATAACGAACTGATCATGAACGGCGCCTATCCTGTTGAAACGTATCAAAAAGTTTTAACAGAATTACTGGAAAAGAGGCTTAAAAAGAGTTACATGTAAACGTTTAACTCTTTACATGTAATCCTAACCACACCTTTGGGCTCACGCCATACCACTTCTTAAATGCCCGTAAAAAGGGGCTTCGTTCGGCGTAGCCTAGATAGGAAGCAATCGTGGGAGTCGTCAGACCTTTTTGAAGATAATGCGTTGCTAATTTTTGGCGCACTTCGCCCAAGAGTGTCACAAAACTTACCCCTTCTTCTTTGAGCTTTTTTTGAAGGGTTCGTGGGTGCATGCCCACTTTGTGAGCCACACTTTCCAAGGAGACATCTAACTCACCCGTAGCAATGAGTATACAGCCTAAAACCTGTTCTTTAAGGCTTCCATGCACACTCATGCCCAAGCTTTGTTCTGCCTCTTTTTCAAAGACACTGAGCAGATACGGATTGTCATAGCTTGTTTGCATTGCCAGTTGCGTTTTGTCGAAGAAGAGGGCGTTTTCCACCTCATCAAAGAGAATATTTTCGCCAAATATTTTCTGATACGCTTTTACATGTAAAGGTTTAGTGTGCCTAAATGTCGTTTGGATCGGGTAAATTTGCGTTGGAATAATTTTATTAATGAGATGAAGAAGTGCACTTAAGTGAATCTCAGCACTGTATTTTTCAAGATGCTCCATCTCGCCTTCTCTATGAATCAGCAGTGTCAATTTATACATGTCATTTTCAGCCACAAAAAAGGGCTTGAGTGTTTTGCCAATCAGTGGATAGTAACGGCACAGCTTGATGATCGCTTCTTCAACATTACCTGAATGCAGCATCAAATACCCCAAAACGCCAAGCTTGTTGGGATTGACAGACTCGGACAATTTAAACAATACACTAGAATCACCAGCATAGACGATGGCCTCTTCAATCAGTTCATTGATATACGCTGCATTGATTTTAGCACCCTTTATGTGCAATGCTTGCATGCTGATATTGCGTGCGTTTATAAAAGAGCTTGCATCAAACCCATAGTGTTTGGTTAAAAATGTGAGAATAAATAAAAATGCTTCCGCAGGGGCTTGCTTTTGAATACCTAGTCGCAAAATGTCATACCTTGAGTCGTAAAATGTCACTAGAAATTTCTGAGCAAATTATATACTAATGGCTATTAAACTTACTGAGAAAGGAGACGAAATGAATAGTTACAGTCTTGTACTCGCATTTCACGTTATCTCTATTGCGACATGGATGATTATGCTTGTATATCTGCCTAAACTCTTTGTCTATCACATCAATGCACCACGTGATGCTCAAGCGGTCATCGCGTTGCAAGAAACTAGTCTTTATAAAGTTGGAACCATTGCTATGGTCTTTTCGATCACATTTGGACTTATCTTACTTTATCTCAACCCAAGCTTACTCCAAAGTGGAGGGTGGCTACATCTTAAGCTCGCATTGGTGGCCTGTATGGTGGGCTATCACTTTACATGTAAAAAATATATTATCCAATTAACCAATGAAGATGCTTCAAACAGGATACGATTTTTTAGGCTTTTTAGAGTTATCCCTGAGATCACCACTTCTTTAATTATTCTTCTTACCATCATCAAGCCATTTTAACATTTGGCTTGATATTTCATTGACAAATTTACTTAAAAAATGTACTATTTCAAAAAATGAATGACCGTCAGTCATTTAAAAAGGGAGTACATGGCTCGTCTTATTGATAAAGAAGAGAAACGCTTCGACATTGCTCGTGCTTCAATACCATTTTTTGCCCAAAAAGGTATTGCTCAAACGAGTATGGATGAAATAGCAAAAAGTGCTGGTGTTGCGAAAGGAACGATTTATCTCTATTTTAAAAATAAAGAAGAGATTATCCTTACGATTTGGGACATGTTAGCAGCACGTCATCAAGAGGTCTTTCATGCACGTATTACAGAAACAATGAGTGCCACAGAAAAAATTGTAGAACTGTTTAATTTTAGTGAATGTAAAGAAGAGCACGATAAAGAAGAACTTTTGATTCTCTACCAAAACTTTCTTAGTACCATGCTGATTGACAAAACGGGGCTTTATACCAATTATTTTGCAACCATTTGCCAAAGAGATTATGACATTATCTTCCAATGCATCCATCAAGGTATTGCCAAAGGTGAACTTGAAGTACACGATGTTGATATACTCACTAATACGATTATTATTTTTATGGAAGGAACTGTTATTCAAGCCAAGATGAACAATCTTAATTTTGAACAGACACAATCGCGCCTAACCAAATACATTACCTTTTTACTCGATCAATACACAAGGAAAGAACCATGCAAAAATTAACACTTTTATGCCTCTTCCCATTGTTTGCTTTTGCAGGGAACTTACCTGAACTTCTCAGTCTTGCCGAAGCCAATAAACATGTGGAAGCCTCACGCTATGAGCTTGAAGCGGCAAAAGAAAAAGAGTACGCCACTAAAAGTGGGTATCTACCCAGTCTCAGTTTTGGTGCAAACCAAACCTATAACCAAGAGGAGAGTATGCTGTATCCCGAAAAGAGTCGCACAGGGTCTGCCATAGTCTCATTTACCATTTACGATGGCGGAAAACGTGAAGCGTTGTTTGACCAACAACAAGCCCTTGTAAAATCTGCCACATTTTCGCTCGCGTCGGTGCAAAACAATACCTCTTTAAACGTTATCTACTACTATTACAATTACATCAGCACCCTTGCAAGTAAAGAAGCAACGCTTCAAAAGATGGAACAACTTGAGGCAGAACGTTACAGACTTGAAAAATTTCTCTCTGTTGGGAGTGCAACCGCTGATGAGTTGCAAAAGATCATCTCAACGATTGAGCAAACCAAAGTCGACCTTTTAACCCTAGACAATACCCTCAACAACATTTCAAACACCCTAGAATATATGACAGGGAAAGAGGTACGTGTTGAGCCAGGTTCAACCATAGCATTTCAAGAAAGCAAAGTAAATGACGCAACACGCTTTGATATTTTAGCGTTAGAGCAGAGCGTTCAAAGTGCTAAAGCAGAAGCAGAAGCGGCAAAATCACCGCATTTGCCAACCATTAAAATAGAGGACACCTATTCACGTTTCAAATACGACTATGCAAACCCTGCATGGGAAACGGATGCAGACCACCAAAATACCGTACAACTCTCGATGCAATGGAAAATCTTTGACTTTGGTTCCACTTCAGCCAGTTACCAAGCCGCACAAAAGATGTACCTTTCCAAAAACAGTGACTTAGCTTACGAAAAAGACAAAGCTAGAGCCAGTTTTAAAAGTGCTCAAAACAGCTACACAACAGCCCTTGCAAAAATAGAAGCGGCCAAAGCAAGACTTAGCGCATCTGAGATGACGTATGAGCTGGTTAAAAAGAAATTTCAACAAGGTATTGTGAACAACGTCACCTATCTTGACGCTCTTACTGATAAATTTAATGCACGCTCACAACTTCAAACCGCTTTAAATGAAGTGGAATACCAAAAAGCCGTCTTACTCTACGAAATGGGTAAAGAGATAAAAGGAGCCATCCAATGAAAAAAATTTTAATTACAACCTTATTTCTGTTTCAAGCCCTTGTCGCAGGGGAAGTTTACGCAACCTTTGATGTTGTCAGCGAAAAAAGCTCCGAACTTGGTCTTTCCATTTCAGGCGTTGTTGGCGCTTTACATGTAAACGTTGGAGACAAAGTCAAAAAAGGTGATTTGCTACTTGCGTTAAGCAATGCACAAGAAAAAAATGAGTATGAAGTTGCACGCAAAAATGCAGAACATTCGGTTAAAATCTATGATCGTTATGCCAAAATCTCTGATGTCATCGACAAGGAGAAGATGGAAAACTACCTCTACGATAAAGATATTCAGCTTTTAAATGCTCAAAACAAAGAGATTATCTTCAAAAAAACAGAACTTCGCGCACCGTATGATTTAGTCGTTACAAAGAAAATGACAGAACTTGGCAATATCGTTCTAGGTTCACAAACCAAGCTTTTAACCGTTGAGAGCACTCACGATGTCAAGCTTGTGCTTAAAATGGATGAAAAATACTGGACTACGGTTAAAGTAGGGCAAAAATTTGTCTATAAAGTCGATGGAAGCGATAAAAAATATGAAGGTGTGATCAGTAAAATCTACCCAACCATTTTGCCAAGTACACGTGAAATGCAAGCCGAAGTGAAAGCCGTCGATCTCATGCCAGGTCTTTTTGGCAACGGCATGATCAGTGTGGACTAACCGATGTATCAAATAGCCATCAATCGTCCCATTACGACCCTAATGGGCGTTTTAGTATTTATTGTTTTTGGTTTGATGTCTTATAACACCATGCCAATCAATCTCTACCCCAATGTTGACTTTCCTGTCGTTACGGTTCAAACAAACTACAATGGTGCTGATCCCTCCACCGTAGAGTCCAAAGTGACCGATAAGATCGAAGAAGCGGTTTCTGGCGTGGACGGCATTGATAAACTGATGTCAACCAGCTATGAAGGATTTAGTTCGGTGGTCATTCAATTTAAACTCAATAAAAATATTGATGTTGCAACCAATGATGTCCGCGATAAAATAGGCGCACTGAACCTTCCTGTTGAAGTGGATAAACCTGTGGTGAAAAAACTCGGCGCATCAGGAGGTGTGATTAAGCTTTTCGTCGCCAGTGATGGCAAAAATGACATCGCTTTGATGCGCCTTGCCGATGAAAAACTCAAACCTAAATTGCAACGCGTCAAAGGGGTGGGTGAAGTCAATATTATTGGTTTTCAAGAGCGTGAAATTCGCATTTTTATCGACCCATTTTTACTGAACAAATACAACCTCAGCGCCTCTGATCTTAGTGGCATCATCTCTAAACAAAACATCAAACAGGGTGCGGGGAAGATGATCGATCAAAAGCAAGAGATCGTCATCAAAGCCGAAGGCGATGCAGCCAATATTGATGAAATCAAAGACCTCCTCGTCAAACCAGGTGTGCGCCTTAAAGACGTTGCAACCGTCGTGGATGGGCTCAGTGACCCTAAGAGTTTTTCATCGTATAACGGTCAAAGAGGTGTTACGCTCGAAGTGAAAAAGATTGCCGGTGAAAATGTTCTGAACATCATCAAAGGTGTTAAAAAAATCTTGCCCGATATGCAACTGCTTGCAGGTAAAAACAACGAAATTAAAATCTTGCAAGACCAGTCTGAAAAGATTATGATTAACATTGACAATGTTCGCTTTGACCTTATTTTTGGTGCTTTTTTATCAATTGTTATCGTTTTTGCCTTTTTGCGTAATGTAACGGCAACGATTGTTTCAGCCCTTGCTATTCCAACGTCGGTTATTGGTACGTTTGCGATAATGAATGCGCTTGGGTACGACCTTAACCGCCTCACACTCATTGGTCTGACCCTTGCCATTGGTATTTTCATCGATGACGCGATTGTGGTTATCGAAAATATTATGAAAAAGATGGAAGAGGGCATGAGACCCTTTAAAGCCTCGTTTGAAGGAATTAAAGAAGTGGCATTCTCCATTTTGGCGATCTCTTCGGTTCTCTTAGCCGTCTTTGTTCCCGTTGCCTTCATGGACGGTATCGTAGGTATGTTCTTTAACTCCTTTGCGATGACAGTAGCTTCAGGTATTGTCATTTCG encodes the following:
- a CDS encoding LLM class flavin-dependent oxidoreductase; this translates as MNSPKIPLSVLDLIPVGEGFTIAQAIENSTKLAQGVEAFGYTRYWVAEHHNFSGIASAATSVILSYIGSQTHTIRIGSGGIMLPNHAPLVIAEQFGTLESLYPKRIDLGLGRAPGTDRQTMLALRRDTTNDGSDFPSMLEQLQYFLSNRAGTKGIKAVPGYGLDIPIWLLGSSTFSAQLAAEKGLPFAFASHFAPDDMEDAIRLYRANFKPSALQEPYMIICINVICAETTEQAHYLATSELQKFLHLQRGDNSPLSKPTHDMSHLWEAWEEKNIRHKTRESIWGTPDFVKERLESLISRTGANEVMINAMIHNPEERIKSYELISRVWFE
- a CDS encoding pseudouridine synthase yields the protein MNETPHDSKELLALNKPKGYLVTRSDDLGRKTVYDLLPEWAFSEGWMPIGRLDLESKGLLLFTTNSKINHALTTPQNCIKVYEIWVRGHVSDEHIAEALKGVQSPHGLLKALEVEKVGTGGAKTKLRVKIDEGKNRHIRRLFGALKDSKFGTPLKVLELKRVSIGSFNLDIESAQWRFLSVEEEKMLIKNLYM
- a CDS encoding DUF3465 domain-containing protein, translating into MKKIVLILLISLEIFAGSVMCDSGNVTKLLSDDMTGSRHQRFIVKLASGKTLLIAHNIDIAPKVSSLTEGSFIKFCGEYESNAKGGVVHWTHHDPHNRHVNGWIEYNGHKYE
- the poxB gene encoding ubiquinone-dependent pyruvate dehydrogenase; its protein translation is MNDNIAMYFAKLLAEVGIKRIWGITGDSLNGLSDSLQKLGKIEWMGTRHEETAAFAAGADAKISGKLAVCAGSSGPGNLHLINGLFDCHRKGVPVLAIASHIPSSEIGSNYFQETHPENLFKECSVYCELVTNPDQMPHVLETAIRQAILKKGVSVIVIPGDLLLRPMPKDAKYLWSEPHLPKVLPCVEDINELATILNENKNITFLCGAGCSDAHDDVVELAKRLHAPIVHALGGKESMEGNNPNSVGMTGLIGYESGYYAMENSDVLLILGSAFPYKAFYPQKAKIVQIDIKPEALGRHTQISLGIVGDVKSSLELLTPKIKQKENDTFLKSALKHYQSTVETFDKLASGTSKEGLIHPQYLTKLIDKYASEDAIFTCDVGTPTVWAARYLNMNGKRKLIGSFNHGSMASALPQAIGAKVSAPDKEVIALCGDGGFAMLMGDLLTLVQHTIKAKIVIYNNSSLGFVAIEMKAGGYLSDNTELTNPDFSAIAKAVGIKSFRVEKPEELESRVKEFLAFDGAALLDVTTAKQELTMPPKISFENAKGFSIYMLRAIINGKGDELVEVARENLIR
- a CDS encoding DsbA family oxidoreductase gives rise to the protein MTLSNKIRIDIISDVVCPWCIIGYKRLEHAMKELGVENKFELVWNPFELNPTMSLDGEDAVSYLAHKYTMSVEQVKSTQATITKNGSELGFTFNYYDGMKTVNTRNAHILLDVAKEFGKQTELKMRLFSAHFTEKKDISNRHTLGELVQSIGLDKDLFLAKLDDESARMKVQEAEEYWHKQNISAVPTMIFNNELIMNGAYPVETYQKVLTELLEKRLKKSYM
- a CDS encoding AraC family transcriptional regulator, which produces MRLGIQKQAPAEAFLFILTFLTKHYGFDASSFINARNISMQALHIKGAKINAAYINELIEEAIVYAGDSSVLFKLSESVNPNKLGVLGYLMLHSGNVEEAIIKLCRYYPLIGKTLKPFFVAENDMYKLTLLIHREGEMEHLEKYSAEIHLSALLHLINKIIPTQIYPIQTTFRHTKPLHVKAYQKIFGENILFDEVENALFFDKTQLAMQTSYDNPYLLSVFEKEAEQSLGMSVHGSLKEQVLGCILIATGELDVSLESVAHKVGMHPRTLQKKLKEEGVSFVTLLGEVRQKLATHYLQKGLTTPTIASYLGYAERSPFLRAFKKWYGVSPKVWLGLHVKS
- a CDS encoding CopD family protein, which produces MNSYSLVLAFHVISIATWMIMLVYLPKLFVYHINAPRDAQAVIALQETSLYKVGTIAMVFSITFGLILLYLNPSLLQSGGWLHLKLALVACMVGYHFTCKKYIIQLTNEDASNRIRFFRLFRVIPEITTSLIILLTIIKPF
- a CDS encoding TetR/AcrR family transcriptional regulator translates to MARLIDKEEKRFDIARASIPFFAQKGIAQTSMDEIAKSAGVAKGTIYLYFKNKEEIILTIWDMLAARHQEVFHARITETMSATEKIVELFNFSECKEEHDKEELLILYQNFLSTMLIDKTGLYTNYFATICQRDYDIIFQCIHQGIAKGELEVHDVDILTNTIIIFMEGTVIQAKMNNLNFEQTQSRLTKYITFLLDQYTRKEPCKN
- a CDS encoding TolC family protein — protein: MQKLTLLCLFPLFAFAGNLPELLSLAEANKHVEASRYELEAAKEKEYATKSGYLPSLSFGANQTYNQEESMLYPEKSRTGSAIVSFTIYDGGKREALFDQQQALVKSATFSLASVQNNTSLNVIYYYYNYISTLASKEATLQKMEQLEAERYRLEKFLSVGSATADELQKIISTIEQTKVDLLTLDNTLNNISNTLEYMTGKEVRVEPGSTIAFQESKVNDATRFDILALEQSVQSAKAEAEAAKSPHLPTIKIEDTYSRFKYDYANPAWETDADHQNTVQLSMQWKIFDFGSTSASYQAAQKMYLSKNSDLAYEKDKARASFKSAQNSYTTALAKIEAAKARLSASEMTYELVKKKFQQGIVNNVTYLDALTDKFNARSQLQTALNEVEYQKAVLLYEMGKEIKGAIQ
- a CDS encoding efflux RND transporter periplasmic adaptor subunit, with translation MKKILITTLFLFQALVAGEVYATFDVVSEKSSELGLSISGVVGALHVNVGDKVKKGDLLLALSNAQEKNEYEVARKNAEHSVKIYDRYAKISDVIDKEKMENYLYDKDIQLLNAQNKEIIFKKTELRAPYDLVVTKKMTELGNIVLGSQTKLLTVESTHDVKLVLKMDEKYWTTVKVGQKFVYKVDGSDKKYEGVISKIYPTILPSTREMQAEVKAVDLMPGLFGNGMISVD